One Rhizoctonia solani chromosome 1, complete sequence DNA window includes the following coding sequences:
- a CDS encoding Retrotransposable element Tf2 protein has protein sequence MEPEPSPAALLEAITALTATVGSLQDQIRAQSQQITELRAICKETADLLGDKDQGVPQTKPGPSTGPVTPPTHTGEKPTLQARPTRGTGFDSEEDKEPRRPKKEPQGTPRRHLGSLTPFDAGSSVKRPKMDLPDPYKGDTRGRKATQWLDRMMLWVALHRDQFDEEEQMVVWILYHMTDKAADWALPLIGAIIKGEGNPPTTIQALTAKFKEAFANPNAKRAATRKIAVLSQSTTTSEYVTEFCNLMAELDWNEEAYIAQFTRGLHWKVKELLSTKDSIPDKLEAIFAAAIKIDNICRKNEENCPKKAPAKSPATVATSTTTTRVRLSKDPNYVTPEEQDRRRAAGLCVKCGQKGHGIKQCPNGWKATIKEVAKPPTPKKDIVDTCVEFVSVGLNSNKKPLLFIDLHIQNSQAEPVKTLIDSGATSNFIFPALVEKLKIPKTLLKNPRVVRMLDGTISQTGRIWHQVQLAVLANGHTHSIPFLVCPIGNTSAILGMTWLTAESPLIDWQQGLITFPEQVQIASEEEADPDPLADLPSQYHEFARVFGEEEFKVLPPHREYDISIDLTPDAKLTPGPIYGMTDAESKALKQHIDEELATGKIRPSTSSAGAPVMFVKKADGSLQLVVDYQKLNDVTQKNVYPLPRQDDLMAKLRHAKIFTKLDLRWGYNNVRIKEGDEWKTAFRTKYGLFEYLVMPFGLTNAPAAFQHFMNDLFRDLIDVTVVIYLDNILIFSEKPEDHPIHVREVLSRLMKNQLFCKLSKCHFHVTTVDYLGIVISPAGFSMDQKKIEAVTSWPQPKTVKQVQAFLGFVNYLRRFIPNFSSVARPLHNLTRKETLWSWGNLEESAFQELKSLVTKSPVLIHSNPALPYYLETDASGVAMGAILSQRGPDNRLHPIAYMSKSFSGAEANYDTHDKELLAIIKALEEWRIFLEATEKPVQVFTDHRNLEYWMQARTFNQRHARWRVFLSNFNFEIHYRPGKQSGKPDALSRRSDYVDMPPEPEVMLPEEVFANTSEEEVEIVTEIRSRLREDPSLEPIIQFLTEDADNAPPSIRKAYRDYNWEEELLWYRGKLVVPDSEVLKERLLREFHDSPLAGHPGQQRTLELLSRNYWWPGMKSSAKEWVECCPTCQANRRAHAPVITLKPLEVPPYPFHTISYDFITGFPKSNGHDAILVVIDSFSKFGHFIPTTKKVTSKGLADLFISQVWKLHGLPVRTISDRGTMFTGKFLRALYQRLGVKPSFSSAYHPESDGQTERVNQFIEFYLRSYVAADHSDWASWLPLAEYAYNNARHSATGKTPFELVYGQNPVMNPSNVPADVPEADQVANTLAREWKEAEAALRLTKERMTRTTGTLPEYSVGERVWLDGKNIELRTNSNKLNPKRLGPFKVTEKVSSHAYRLELPETLKIHDVFYVGLLSKAHKSPSQPFPSRPPPETIEGEEEYEVEQIIDSKRQRGKWFYLIKWKGYGPEDNSWEPEELLEHSREEIKRFNQARLKKARDSAKSL, from the exons atggaaccagagccgtcccctgccgctctcctcgaggctatcacagccctcacagccacagtcgggtccctgcaggaccaaatccgcgcccaaagccaacaaatcactgagcttagggccatatgcaaggaaacagcGGACCTTCTCGGGGATAAGGATCAAGGAGtcccccaaaccaagcctggcccatcgactgggcctgtcactccccctaCCCACACAGgggagaagcccacactccaggcacg GCCAACAAGAGGAACAGGATTTGATTCCGAGGAAGACAAAGAGCCAaggcgccccaaaaaggagcctcaaggaacgcctagaaggcaccttgggtccctcacccccttcgatgctgggtccagcgtaaagagacccaagatggacctccccgacccatacaagggagacaccaggggccgcaaggccacccaatggctggatcgaatgatgctctgggttgcccttCACAGGGACCAGTTTGACgaagaagagcagatggtggtatggatcctttaccacatgacagacaaagcAGCGGATTGGGCACTTCCCCTCATaggggccatcatcaagggcgagggtaacccgccaaccaccatccaggctctaacagccaaattcaaggaggcctttgCCAACCCCAACGCCAAACGGGCAGCCACCAGAAAAATTGCGGTTCTCTCCCAATCCACCACTACCTCCGAGTATGTCACGGAGTtctgcaacctcatggcggaactagactggaacgaggaggcctatatcgcgcagttcacgcggggcctccactggaaggtcaaggaactgctatCTACCAAAGATAGCATCCCTGACAAGCTCGAAGCCATCTTTGCGGcggcaatcaaaattgacaatatctgccgcaaaaatgaggagaattgccctaaaaaggcaccagccaagtccccggccaccgtggccacctccacaaccaccaccagggtccgcctatccaaggaccctaattatgtcaccccggaggaacaagaccgccgccgcgcagcAGGGTTATGCGTTAAATGCGGACAAAAGGGACATggaatcaaacagtgccccaacggctggaaagctACGATCAAAGAGGTTGCCAAG cccccgactccAAAAAAggacattgtagatacttgCGTAGAATTTGTTTCTGTCGGACTCAATTctaataaaaaaccactgtTATTCATTGATCTACACATCCAAAACTCCCAGGCAGAACCCGTCAAAACCCTTATAGACTCCGGCGCTACCTCCAATTTTATATTCCCCGCTCTcgtagaaaaactcaaaatcccaaaaaccctactcaaaaacccacgagtagtgaggatgttagatggtacaatatctcagactggtcgcatatggcaccaggttcaacttgcggtcttggccaatggccatacccactccatccctttccttgtttgccccattggcaacacctcGGCTAtactaggcatgacatggctcactgcAGAATCCCCGCTCAtagactggcaacagggtcTAATCACGTTCCCAGAGCAAGTTCAGATTGCctcggaagaagaagcagacccagACCCTCTAGCAGACCTCCCCTCTCAGTATCACGAATTTGCTAGAGTATTTGGCGAAGAGgagtttaaggtcctccctccacatagggagtacgACATCTCAAttgacctcactcctgatgCCAAGCTCACGCCAGGCCCAATCTACGGCATGACCGATGCGGAATCTAAGGCACTAAAGCAAcatattgatgaagaactagccacaggcaagattcgccccagtacttcatcagcaggcgccccggtaatgtttgtaaagaaggcagatggctcCCTACAACTGGTTGTGGACTACCAAAAGCTGAATGACGTCACCCAAAAGAACGTGTACCCCTTGCCAAGACAagacgacctcatggccaaactcagGCATGCCAAAATCTTCACAAAACTGGATCTACGTTGGGGATACAATAACGTCCGAATCAAGGagggtgatgaatggaagacagccttccgcaccaaatatggATTATTCGAATACCtggttatgccttttggcctcaCGAACGCCCCTGCAGCattccaacactttatgaatgatttgttcaGGGACCTAATTGACGTAACGGTGGTGATTTACCTAGACAACATtctcatcttctcagaaaagcCAGAAGACCATCCGATCCACGTCAGAGAAGTCCTGTCCCGTCTTATgaagaaccaactgttctgtaaactgtcaaaatgccacttccacgtgaCCACGGTTGACtatcttggcattgtcatatcacCTGCCGGTTTTTccatggaccaaaagaaaatTGAGGCAGTGACGTCCTGGCCCCaacccaaaacagtcaagcaagtccaggctttcctagggtttgtcaattacctccgacggttcatccccaactttagtTCGGTTGCACGCCCGCTCCATAACCTCACAAGGAAGGAAACCCTctggtcatggggcaacCTGGAGGAGTCagcattccaggaattgAAGTCTCTGGTTACCAAATCCCCGGTCTTGattcattccaacccagcACTACCCTATTACCTTGAAAcggacgcatcaggggtagcaatgggggccatactcagccaacgagGTCCAGACAACCGGTTACATCCCATCGcttatatgtccaagtcattttcaggagcagaagccaattacgacacccacgataaggaactcctggctaTCATTAAGGCACTGGAagaatggaggatattcttggaagcaacggaAAAACCGGTACAAgtcttcacagatcatagaaatctggagtattggatgcaggctcGAACATTTAACCAAAGGCATGCCCGATGGCGCGTATTCTTGAGCAATTttaactttgaaatccactatcgcccaggaaagcaatcagggaaaccagatgcgTTGTCCAGGAGATCAGATTACGTAGACATGCCCCCAGAGCCGGAGGTCATGTTGCCAgaagaagtctttgccaatacctctgaggaagaagttgaaattgtcacggaaattCGTTCCAGACTCAGGGAGGATCCAtccctggaacccatcatccagttcctaacAGAAGACGCGGACAACGCACCCCCCTCCATTCGGAAAGCTTACAGGGATtacaactgggaagaagaactACTATGGTATCGAGGGAAACTTGTGGTCCCAGATTCAGAAGTCCTGAAGGAGCGattactcagggaattccatgactccccactAGCCGGTCATCCAGGTCAACAGAGAACCCTTGAACTCCTAAGTCGcaattactggtggccaggcatgaaatcatccgccaaagaatgggtagaatgttgccccacATGCCAGGCCAACCGCCGAGCCCATGCCCCGGTCATCACCCTCAAAcctctggaagttcccccctatCCGTTCCACACCATTTCCTATGACTTTATCACCGGATTCCCAAAATCAAACGGTCACGACGCAATTTtggtagtcattgactccttctccaaatttgggcattttatcccaactaccaagaaggTTACCTCCAAGGGTCTAGCGGATTTATTCATCTCACAAgtgtggaaactccatgggctgCCGGTCAGAACAATATCAGACAGAGGAACTATgttcacaggaaaattcctcAGGGCACTCTACCAACGtcttggagtcaaaccatccttctcgtcagcctaccacccggagtcagacggacaaacagagagagtgaaccagttcattgagttctacctaaggTCATACGTTGCGGCAGACCACTCGGACTGGGCCTCATGGTTACCATTAGCAGAAtatgcctacaacaacgcaagaCATTCTGCCactgggaaaaccccctttgagttGGTATACGGACAAAACCCTGTTAtgaacccatccaacgtccccgcagatgtcccagaagcagaccaaGTAGCCAACACCTTGGCCcgagaatggaaggaagcagaggCAGCACTTAGATTGACAAAAGAACGCATGACCAGGACAACAGGGACGTTACCGGAATACTCCGTAGGCGAAAgggtctggctagatggaaagaACATAGAACTCAggacaaactccaacaagctaAACCCCAAACGGCTAggaccattcaaggttacagagaaggtatccagccatgCGTACCGTCTGGAACTCCCGGAaaccttgaaaatccacgatgTATTCTATGTAGGGCTACTATCAAAGGCGcacaaatccccaagtcagccatTCCCAAGCCGTCccccccctgaaacaatagaaggggaagaggaatatgaagtAGAACAGATCATCGACTCCAAGCGtcaacggggaaaatggttctatctgatcaaatggaagggttacggtccagaagacaattcatgggaaccggaagagctattggaacacagccgagaagagatcaaacgcttcaaccaagctagactcaaaaaggctcgtgactccgccaagagcctttaa
- a CDS encoding Retrotransposon-derived protein PEG10 yields MESEPSLGALLKAITALTAQVGSLQDQIKAQGKQITQLTAICKETNNLVGDVLDVCDKDQGGAQTKPGPLTGPITPPTHSGGEVHTPGTVRPGLKALFRPSRGTGYSSEEEEEPRQAPKKEPCNTPKQSLSSLTPFDSGSSVKRPKMELPNPYKGDSRGRKATQWLDCMLLWVALHQDQFDEEEQMVVWILYHMTDKAANWALPIIGTIIKGKGNPPTTIPALTAKFKEAFANPDAKRAAARKIAALTQTTTTSEYVTKFCNLMAELDWNKEAYIAQFMCGLHWKVKELLSTKDNIPDNLEAIFAASIKINNTCWENKENQPKKAPAKSLATVATSTSTTTTRVCLLEDPNYVTPEERDRCCALGLCCDPTVRLVTR; encoded by the exons ATGGAATCAGAACCGTCCCTtggcgctctcctcaaggctatcacagccctcacagcccaagttgggtccctccaggaccaaatcaaagcCCAAGGCAAGCAAATTACCCAGCTCacagccatatgcaaggagaccaacaaccttgttggtgatgtcctagacgttt gtgACAAGgatcagggcggagcccaaaccaagcctggcccattgactgggcccatcacccctcctacccactcaggaggggaagtccacactccaggcacggttaggcctggactcaaggccctgtTCCGCCCCTCTAGAGGAACAGGTTACAgctcagaagaggaagaggaacccAGGCAAGCCCCCAAGAAGGAGCCTTGCAACACGCCTAAGcagagcctcagctccctcactccctttgactcagggtccagcgtaaagcggcccaaaatggaactcCCCAACCCATACAAAGGGGACtccaggggaagaaaggcaacccagtggctggattgcatgctgctgtgggttgcgcttcaTCAAGACCagtttgatgaagaagaacaaatggttgtATGGATACTATACCATATGACTGACAAAGCTGCCAACTGGGCTCTTCCCATCATTGGGACcattatcaagggcaagggaaatccccccactaccatcccggccttaacagccaagttcaaggaggcatttgccaATCCTGACGCCAAGAGGGcagccgccaggaagataGCTGCGctcactcagacaaccactaCATCTGAGTACGTTACCAAGTtctgcaatctcatggcagaacttgattggaacaaggaggcataCATTGCCCAATTCATGTgtggccttcactggaaggtcaaggaactcctgtccaccaaggacaacattcctGACAATTTGGAGGCTATCTTTGCTGCCTCCATCAAGATCAACAACACTtgttgggaaaacaaggagaaccaaccaaaaaaggcacccgccaagtccctggccaccgtggccacttcCACTTCTACCACCACTACAAGGGTTTGCCTATTggaggaccccaattatgTTACCCCAGAGGAGAGGGACCGTTGCTGCGCATTGGGTCtttgttgtgacccaactgtaaggttggtcacacgctag
- a CDS encoding Retrotransposable element Tf2 protein has protein sequence MSWLKKHNPQILWEKHTLVFNSLYCSNNCLATPAVSELKAVEEIPAPYQEFAGVFSEEESSKLPPHCPYNIAIELLPDAQPQHGPIYSLGPREDAELKETIEKQLKAGLIRPSRSPMASPILFVKKKNGKLRMCVDYQRLNSMTKKNVYPLPLPQNLIEKLQGAKIFSKFDLKAGYNLVQIKEGNEWKTAFKTKYGLFEYLVMPFGLTSAPAAFQDMMNKIFRDLLDVYVIIYLDNILVFSLNKKDHEAHVQEVLKRLQDNNLFCNIEKCHFHVKRINYLGFIILEFGIEVDQSKVTDAMNWSTPKNVKNIQEFLGFVNFYRQFIPNFGNMARPLYNLLKKDSIWKWEQAEQQSFDGLKKCLTSAPLLLQPNTTKQFYVECDASNYATGAILSQRNPEGKLAPVAYLSKSLSPAEKNYNIFDKELLAVIRAFKEWRHLLEGLELPVQVLTDHKNLEHFSTSQSLNKRQIQWANFLVDYNFQIIYRPGAQNKKADILSRQYDLVPLEGGVENQVLLKPELFIASITPDQEINDLIGEAIYKDERLKEILYKLQNKDKVVDWELKEGLLWYQGKIFVPRDDTIRNLILESRHDALAAGHPGQTRTLELISRSYYWPLLKKFVNSYVSHCKTCIRSKPTNQVPVGLLKPLQIPERPWEDIAYDMIVGLPISEGFNAILTVIDRFSKMVHFIPTQSTASAIDIANLFITYIWKLHGLPKSTVSDRGPTFNAKFICHLYKRLDIKPTYSTAYHPQTDGQTERIQQEAKIFIRMFGNHRQSDWVSLLPLAKFALNNLKQTSTGKSPFQICYGYNPRFTVGQKSDESVPNAEEHAEFLEKGYDEVKAALSISQERMKHFYDQRHREEEEIQVGNKVWLNHQNISTNRPSIKLSHKKLGPYLVIEKIGSHAYKLQLPHTMRIHPVFHINLLTKFHPDPHGRDPPQPAPIITEEGEEEYKVEKILDSKWKGRGKTKKLWYLVKWKGYDEGSNLWEPIDNVGNAQEVLEEFHKEHPDAVGA, from the coding sequence atgtcatggttaaaaaaacacaatccccaaattttgtgggaaaaacatacacttgttttTAATTCCTTGTATTGTTCCAACAACTGTTTAGCCACACCTGCTGTTTcagaactcaaagcagtgGAAGAAATTCCTGCCCCTTATCAAGAATTTGCTGGAGTATTTTCAGAGGAGGAATCGTCAAAATTACCACCCCACTGTCCTTACAACATTGCCATTGAGTTACTTCCGGATGCGCAACCACAacatggccccatatacAGTTTAGGTCCAAGGGAAGATGCGGAACTTAAAGAAACCATTGAGAAACAGCTCAAAGCTGGTCTAATCCGCCCGTCTAGATCCCCTATGGCCTCTCCCatattatttgtcaaaaagaaaaatgggaaactacgcatgtgtgtggattACCAGCGTCTGAACAgtatgaccaagaaaaacgtctatcccctgcccttgccacagaatctcattgagaaattacaaggtgccaagatctttagcaaatttgatCTTAAGGCAGGGTACAACCTagtccaaatcaaagaaggcaatgaatggaaaaccgctttcaaaacaaaatacggactatttgaatatttggtcatgccctttggacTAACAAGTGCACCGGCAGCCTTCCAAGACATGATGAACAAGATATTCAGGGACCTTCTGGATGTCTACGTTATCATATATTTGGACAATATTCTAGTATTCTCTCTTAACAAAAAAGACCATGAAGCCCATGTGCAAGAAGTGCTTAAAAGGCTGCAGGATAACAACCTTTTTTGTAATATTGAGaaatgtcatttccacgtcaaaaGGATCAACTACCTAGGATTCATTATATTGGAATTTGGCATAgaagtagatcaatccaAGGTCACGGATgcaatgaattggtcaacacctaagaatgtcaagaaTATTCAGGAATTCTTAGGGTTTgtaaatttctatagacaATTTATTCCAAACTTTGGTAATATGGCACGACCTCTTTACAACCTGCTCAAAAAAGATAGtatttggaaatgggaacaggcggaacaacaatcctttgaTGGCCTGAAGAAGTGTCTTACATCAGCACCTCTACTTTTACAGCCCAACACTACAAAACAATTCTACGTAGAATGCGATGCATCCAATTACGCAACAGGAGCCATATTATCACAGCGTAACCCTGAAGGAAAACTGGCCCCTGTAGCAtatctatcaaaatccctgtCACCGGCTGAAAAGAACTACAATATTTTTGACAAAGAGCTGTTAgcagtcattagggcattcaaggaatggcgtcatcTATTAGAGGGGTTGGAATTACCAGTCCAGGTTCTCACGGATCATAAGAACCTGGAACACTTCTCCACATCACAATCCTTGAATAAACGACAAATTCAATGGGCCAACTTCCTGGTTGattataacttccaaattatCTACAGACCTGGAGCGCAAAACAAAAAAGCGGATATTCTCTCAAGACAATATGAtttagtaccccttgaagggggggtagagaaccaagttctcctgaaaccagAACTTTTCATTGCGTCAATCACTCCGGATCAGGAAATTAATGACCTGATTGGTGAAGCAATCTACAAGGATGAACGCCTTAAGGAAATCTTGTACAAACTTCAGAACAAGGATAAAGTAGTTGACTGGGAGTTAAAAGAAGGATtactatggtatcaaggaaaaatctttgtaccCAGAGATGATACTATTAGGAACCTCATCTTGGAGTCTAGACATGACGCATTGGctgcaggacacccaggacaaaCCAGGACACTAGAACTTATTTCCAGGAGTTATTactggccattgctgaaaaagtttgtcaattcttatgtcagccactgcaaaacctgtatcaggtccaagccaacaaatcaagtacctgtaGGACTGCTAAAGCCAttacaaattcctgaacgtccttgggaagatatagcctatgacatgattgtgggactacCAATTTCAGAAGGCTTCAACGCCATCCTTACTGTCATTGACCgtttctcaaaaatggtccaCTTTATTCCTACCCAATCCACAGCATCAGCtattgacattgccaacttATTTATTACATACatctggaagttacatggcCTTCCCAAGAGTACAGTTTCAGATAGAGGCCCTACATttaatgccaagtttatttGTCACCTATATAAAAGGCTAGACATCAAGCCTACATATtctacagcctaccatcctcaaacagATGGTCAAACGGAACGGATACAACAAGAGgccaagatctttatacgtatgtttgggaatcatcGTCAATCAGACTGGGTGTCACTattgccattggccaaatttgccttgaacaatttgaaacagacttccacaggcaaatcccctttccaaatatgTTACGGCTATAATCCAAGATTTACAGTTGGTCAAAAGTCAGATGAATCAGTCCCTAACGCAGAAGAACATGCGGAATTCCTAGAAAAGGGCtatgatgaagtcaaggcagcgttatcaatatcccaagaaaggatgaaacacttctatgatcaacgtcacagggaagaagaagaaattcaagtaggaaACAAAGTGTGGCTAAATCATCAAAATATATCCACCAATAGACCATCTATCAAGCTTAGCCACAAAAAGCTAGGCCCCTACTTGgtaattgaaaaaattggatCACATGCGTATAAATTGCAACTACCCCAtaccatgcgcatacatccagtattTCACATTAATCTTCTGACAAAAttccatcctgaccctcatggacgcgatcctcctcaacctgcacctatcattacagaagaaggtgaagaggaatacaaagtagagaAGATCCTAGATAGCAAGTGGAAAGGAAGAGGAAAGACAAAGAAGTTATGGTAtctggtcaaatggaaaggttatgatGAAGGAAGTAACTTGTGGGAGCCAATAGACAATGTGGGAAATGCTCAAGAAGTCCTAGAGGAATTTCACAAGGAACACCCTgacgcagttggagcttaa
- a CDS encoding Zinc finger, CCHC-type, giving the protein MSFDHMSDQELLNMVAQNMIVLKKEFSQLQGAYEAQHDQIALLRAELEEHRDQSRNQHIFYSNQIQGAAASIQAVQDQLLHQSSSCSTAPLPPPPPSGTATTINPPPTSSNSDLKFAKPNKFSGKKEDALNFIIACQAYIRAKGANRSQEKKFLSPKWNNLRQKASVQEYTREFQQYSVSLGYSDETLRDKYYDGLKNEIKDIMLSTMFQWRCATAQQVYDKAEEIANHIESTRLSNPSVSTVCATTAVSTSTPNPTPACTCLNVGDNVYMIDPTTRRAKKGAITSIVRTTSGNMPNIRWNGETKDTMIPFPSLKKDKRPAAAAPVRPTIAPTPVLASSSKGPGPMDLDGRGFANLICHICGGKGHFAQNCPSKPMSGHVANVEWSWERPKEESCIEVVSDEEELGKGKAKAN; this is encoded by the exons ATGTCCTTTGACCATATGTCTGATCAAGAATTATTAAACATGGTTGcccaaaatatgattgttCTAAAAAAAGAGTTCTCACAACTACAAGGTGCTTATGAAGCgcaacatgatcaaatagCGTTACTAAGggcagaacttgaggaaCACCGCGATCAGTCACGTAATCAACATATTTTTTATTCAAACCAAATCCAAGGGGCGGCGGCATCCATccaggctgtgcaagatcagcttcttcatcaatcttcctcttgctccacagccccacttccaccacccccACCTTCTGGCACTGCCACCACTATCAATCCCCCACCTACGTCTTCTAATTCCGATTtgaaatttgccaagccaaACAAGTTTAGTGGCAAGAAAGAAGACGCCCTCAATTTTATCATTGCCTGCCAGGCTTACATAAGGGCAAAGGGAGCAAACCGGTCCCAGGAAAAAAAATTTT TATCGCCAAAATGGAATAACTTGCGGCAGAAGGCTTCAGTCCAGGAATACACTCGGGAATTCCAACAATATTCTGTGTCCTTGGGTTATAGTGATGAAACCTTGCGCGATAAGTACTATGACGGCCTTAAAAATGAAATCAAAGATATTATGTTGTCaactatgttccaatggcgttgTGCTACAGCCCAACAGGTCTATGACAAGGCAGAAGAAATTGCTAACCACATTGAATCTACACGCCTATCCAACCCCTCTGTCTCCACTGTTTGTGCTACTACTGCTGTCTCCACTTCCACTCCCAACCCCACTCCCGCTTGCACTTGTCTCAACGTTGGGGACAATGTCTACATGATTGATCCCACTACTcgccgcgccaagaaaggcgccaTCACCTCAATTGTACGCACCACTTCTGGCAATATGCCCAACATCAGGTGGAATGGGGAAACCAAGGACACAatgatcccattcccatctctcaaaaaagacaaacgtcctgctgctgctgcaccTGTTAGGCCCACTATTGCTCCCACTCCTGTCTTGGCCTCAAGTTCTAAaggcccaggccccatggATCTTGACGGGAGGGGTTTTGCAAACCTTATCTGCCATATATGCGGCGGTAAAGGCCACTTTGCACAAAATTGCccttctaagcccatgtctggacatgtggccaatgttgaatggtcttgggaaaggcctaaagaagaaagttgTATTGAAGTAGtttctgatgaggaagagttgggaaaaggaaaagccaaggccaactaa